The DNA region CGGTCCCGATGGCACAAACTGGGAAAACAAAACTATTTACCACGAGGTTGAAAAATACTCGAAGCTTGTCTATGACCATGGTGGCAATGATGATCGTCCTCCCCTTTTTCGGGTGACGGTTTTGTTTTCAGAAAGCAACGGCAAAACCACGATGGACATGACGATGACGTTAGAGACTCCAGAAGCCGCGGAACAAACTCGCAAGTTCATCAAACAAGCCAGTGGGAACTCGACTTGGGATCGCCTGGCCGAATATCTTTCTGATGAAATTGAGCACAAAGAAAGATTTGTTATCAATCGCACATTTGCGACAGACATTCATACCATGTTTGAAATGTGGACGAAGCCGGAACACTTTGCGAAGTGGCTTGCTCCGACAGGATTTTCAATGGAGTACATCCGTTCAGACATCAAAGTGGGTTCAACCACCTTCAGTATGATGAGCAACGGGGATATCAAGATGTACAATCAGATAAAATATCTCGATATCAAAAAGCCGGATCGTATCATCTATACAACGGCCTTCGTGGATGAAAAAGAAAACCCCTCGCATCACCCGGCGTTGCCCGTGTGGCCTAAAACCATGCTGACGACGGTTCTGCTGGCCGAAGAAGGTCCCGAACTCACCCGCGTGACTGTCACCTGGGAACCGCAAAACCCCACCGCAGAAGAGCTGTCTGTGTTCATTCAACACAAACCAAGCATGACGATGGGCTGGACGGGATCTTTCGATAAGTTGGAAGATCTGTTAACGGAGAATTAAAACTTCTAAAAGCCGCCTCTGAGCGAGGTGGCTTTTATTCAGGACGAGGACACAATCCGTCTTTTTGACAATGGATCATTTGATCACGCAACAAAGACATTTCATCCAGTGTGTGCTCAAGTTCGTAATCAAATCCTACGGCTTTACCGCCTTTTTGCGAAATCGAGACAAATTGTGAAACATATTGGAATTGTTCGTACTCATACTTCTTGCCGGTGTCGGTATTGATAAAGTCAATCTTCTGTCCCGAGCCCAACACCTGCAGGAAGCGTTTTCTTTGCTGTTTGGCTTTTTTCAGACCGTTGCGCAGATCAGTGTAGCACTTCACCTCACCCACCATCGCGACTTTTTGCGTGTTTTTGTCCAATAGAACCATATCAAGTTCCCCGACCGTGCGACCTTTCACGTTGTAGGCAACTCCGACAATGACTTCATACTGAGGGGCCGGATAAAGCTCGGAAAACTCCACCTGAGCCACCTCTTCACAAACCGCTCCAGGGTCGCGATAGTGACGTGCGTGTGATTTGATTTTTTCAAAACTTTCCGCCAAATCAGCCCAAGCTGATGAAGCGGCCAAAAGAAGTGCAACAGACAGCAGTAAATTCCGCATAGGGCCCCCAAGCTGCAAGGACTTTACCCGGAAACACCAAGAGGCTCTATGACCGATTGCTCTCTTAAAAAAAAGTGATGGAGCGTAAAAACTTTCGACAGCTTCAAAGGGATGAAAAAAACCGGGGACCCTTGCGAGCCCCCGGCCGTCCAGAACGTTCCTTGAATCTTGGTTTTATCTAACAACTTCCTGAGCCAGTTGTCCCATGCGGCCCAACTGATAATCTGTGATCGCCTGAAGAATCTCTGCCTTGGAGTTCATCACAAAAGGACCATAACCCACCACAGGTTCATGCAAAGGCTCTCCACCCATGAATAGAATCTTGGCGTCGCTTTCTGCCGCAAGAGTAAAGCGCTCCCCTTGCGGGTCCAACACCGCAAGTGACGCTTCGGGAAGAGACTCACCTGTTCCCAGGCGCACTTTTCCATCTAGCACAAAAACCGAAGCCGTCTGACCTTGGGGAACTGTGAATTCCGCGGCAGCCCCCGCCGTCAATCTTATGTCCCAAAGATTAATAGAGGAAAAAGTCATCGCGGGCCCTTTCTGACCTTCGAATTCTCCGGCAATAATCCGCGCCGTACCGGCACCTTGGGCCACTGAAACCACGGGAATCTGATCTGACAAAATACCTTGATAGCGCGGTGGTGACATTTTATACGCGCGCGGCAAATTCACCCAGAGTTGCACCATTTCAAAGCGCCCTCCTTTTTTCGCAAAATCAGGCCCGTGAAATTCTTCATGTACTAAACCGGAAGCCGCCGTCATCCATTGCACGTCGCCAGGCCCGATGATACCACCGCCTCCTGCGGAATCGCGATGCTCGACCTGCCCGTCGTAAACAATTGTCACAGTTTCAAAACCACGATGAGGATGTTCGCCCACGCCTCGTCGTTCGTTCGCCGTTGCTGCGGGGAAAATGGCGGGTCCCGCATAGTCCATCAAAAGAAATGGCGACATCTCTTGAGCGCGGTCATTGTAAGAAAATATGGAACGAACGGGAAATCCATCGCCCACCCAATGACGCTGTTCTGTTGTCTGAGAAAAGAGGAGTTTTTTCATAGCGATTTCCTTTCGTTAAGATCTAATATAGCACTCCTAAGGGAGTTCGGTTAGGGACACAATAAGGACAGTTTGTTCCCTGTCTGCAACAATGCTTTCCTATTTCTTGGAGTCGTTCTGACCTCGAATTCGCATTCGCTTTTTTCTATCTTTCGGCACGGATATTGGATATATCCGCTTGGCTGACCGGACACCACCCTTTTTGGGGTCGAAATGGCCCTTCGGTCGCCAGGGAGAAATATGAAACTTCACTTATTTGCAGCTAGAACATCGTTAATGCCAATTCTTATTTCCTTGGGGATCGCAGGTTGTACAGCCTCCAAGACAACGCCGGGAGAATTTTCCAACAACGGATTTTTAGATGGACTTTATTCAACTCGTCCTCAAGTTGAAGAACCCTTCATTGCAATTCTTAAGTTGCAAACGCCCGCCCTGCTGGAAACGGCTGTTCGCAAAGATGGAAAACTGCAAATTGACAAGCGACTTTTGGCCGCGATCGAAGCGGAGCAAAAAGCCACTATTGAACAACTGACCCAGATTTCACCAGACATCCGCGTTCTCATTCGCTACCGTCTTGTCCTAAATGGTGTTGCGATTTGGGCGCCGGCAAAAGCTCTTGATGCGATTCAGGCTCTGCCGAATGTCGTGATGGCAGAAAAATCAGGACACTTCTCTCGCCCGATCATTCAAGCCGCCGAAACCGCAGGCCGTTTGGGAACCAACACTTCCGTCAAATTTATCGGATCGGAAGCAGCCCATGCGCAGAACATTCGTGGTCAAGGCATGAAAGTCGGTATCATCGACACCGGCATCGACTACACCCATAAGATGTTTTTAGGCGAAGGCACAGAAGAGGCTTATAAAGCCAATAATCCGGGACAACCCAACTCGGCCTTCCCGAATAAAAAAGTTGTGGGCGGTATTGACCTTGTGGGAACCGAATACAACTCGGGCTCGCCGAACTATGAAAAGCGCATCCCCCGTCCTGACGCGAATCCTTT from Bdellovibrio sp. ArHS includes:
- a CDS encoding SRPBCC family protein; translated protein: MGAKNKSNEINIIRIYDAPIKLVWDAWTDPKKVAKWWGPRGFTITTHSKDLKPGGHWAYTMHGPDGTNWENKTIYHEVEKYSKLVYDHGGNDDRPPLFRVTVLFSESNGKTTMDMTMTLETPEAAEQTRKFIKQASGNSTWDRLAEYLSDEIEHKERFVINRTFATDIHTMFEMWTKPEHFAKWLAPTGFSMEYIRSDIKVGSTTFSMMSNGDIKMYNQIKYLDIKKPDRIIYTTAFVDEKENPSHHPALPVWPKTMLTTVLLAEEGPELTRVTVTWEPQNPTAEELSVFIQHKPSMTMGWTGSFDKLEDLLTEN
- a CDS encoding pirin family protein, with protein sequence MKKLLFSQTTEQRHWVGDGFPVRSIFSYNDRAQEMSPFLLMDYAGPAIFPAATANERRGVGEHPHRGFETVTIVYDGQVEHRDSAGGGGIIGPGDVQWMTAASGLVHEEFHGPDFAKKGGRFEMVQLWVNLPRAYKMSPPRYQGILSDQIPVVSVAQGAGTARIIAGEFEGQKGPAMTFSSINLWDIRLTAGAAAEFTVPQGQTASVFVLDGKVRLGTGESLPEASLAVLDPQGERFTLAAESDAKILFMGGEPLHEPVVGYGPFVMNSKAEILQAITDYQLGRMGQLAQEVVR